The window CCCTGCATCTTTAAATGCCTTAAGCAGGGGCAGGTCCACCTGATTGACGCATGCAGAGGCAAACCATGTGAAATCAAGCCTGCGTTTTTTAATCTCTTGAGTTAATTTCATTGCCCTGTCGTAATCAGCGGTAAGTGTATCGTCAATGAATTTTATCTCCCTGTAACCCTGTCTAAGGCAAAGCTCTATCTCCTGCATGACATTTTCTATACTGCGGAAGCGTATGCCGTGTTTTCTCTCTTTATCAATCTGAAAACAGTAAATGCACCTTCTGTTACAGCCCCTTGAGGTGATGATGACAGCCACGGGACGCCTCTTGTATGTAGCAGGCGGCGGGATGTAGCTGTCTGCATCTTTTAGAAGCTCGCGCGCAGGAAAGGGCAGGGCGTCAACATCTGTAATGAGGGGATGCGGTGGATTTTTTATGATTTTATTGCCGTCTCTGAATACAACGCCTTCAACCCCTTCAAGGCTTTTGCCTTGAGATAATTTCTCCAGCATTTCAACTACGGTAATCTCGCCTTCGCCGGTGACCACTGCGTCAATATCTGTTGAATCCTCAAGGCACTTTTCCTGCATTGCGATAGGGTAGGGCCCGCCGACGGCGATGAAAGGGCGGTTTGCTAACCCCTCCTTATTCACCCCCTTATTTAAGGGGATGATTGGCGGGGTTAGCTGCTTCAATATTTGTCTGACCTCTGACGCCGTGAAAACCGCCTTTTTCCATCCGAAGGCAGTGGAGTAAATGCCTATGAAGTCAGGCCTGTAATCTGATAC of the Nitrospirota bacterium genome contains:
- a CDS encoding radical SAM protein, whose translation is MKCALIIPAWSPEDIFSSKTAGSQINYWQPLGTLYVAASMLKAGHDVKFLNGGFMSRKEILRHVSDYRPDFIGIYSTAFGWKKAVFTASEVRQILKQLTPPIIPLNKGVNKEGLANRPFIAVGGPYPIAMQEKCLEDSTDIDAVVTGEGEITVVEMLEKLSQGKSLEGVEGVVFRDGNKIIKNPPHPLITDVDALPFPARELLKDADSYIPPPATYKRRPVAVIITSRGCNRRCIYCFQIDKERKHGIRFRSIENVMQEIELCLRQGYREIKFIDDTLTADYDRAMKLTQEIKKRRLDFTWFASACVNQVDLPLLKAFKDAGCWAILFGAESGVQKDLTTIRKGITLEQTCKAVKAAKKAGLTVYTPFLFGIPGQTFEDGLKTIEFACELNPDIANFHALTPFPGTEIYDNIEKYGAMSGDLADFTYQGAAFIPYSMTRQEIAELRQLAFKKFYSRPGFILKRLAGIRSLSDLRAGLNGVKSLFWLWVKEGVFRRETKM